The window CGCCGGGAGCTTCCGACACAGCCAGGAATCCCCGGACCGTATCGTCCACGAAGGTCAGGTCCCGGGTGGGCTTGAGGTTCCCAAGGGAAATTTCCTCTTTTCCGGCGAGGAGCTGGCTGATGATGGTGGGGATGATAGCCCGCGCCGACTGCCTTGGACCGTAGGTGTTGAAGGGCCTGACCACCGTCACGGGAACGCCGAAGGAGCCATAATAGGAGAGGGCGAGATAATCCGCCGAGGCCTTGGTGGCCGAATAGGGGGACTGGGGGGTTATGGGATGCCCTTCGTCGATGGGGACATATCGGGCCGTTCCGTAGACCTCGCTGGTGGAGGTGTGGATCACCCGCTCAACTCCGCACTCCCGGGCGGCCTGGAGGACGTTGTAGGTCCCTTCCACGTTGGTCTTCACGTAGGCCAGGGGAGAAACGTAGGAATAGGGGATGCCGATGAGGGCCGCAAGGTGGAAGACCCGGTCGCAGCCATGAACGGCCTGCCGAACGAGGTCGAAATCCCGGATGTCCCCAGAAATGATCTCCATTTCTTTGGCGTATTCGGACTCCTCGAGCCATCCCCAGGAGTTTTTCGAGTTGTACCGAAGAAAGGCCCGAACTTCGTGGCCCCGCTCCGCCAGTTTTTCGGCCAGTTGCGAACCAATGAACCCCCCGGCTCCTGTGACACATATCTTCATGCGGCTTCCCCCATAATGGACTGTTCCGGAAAATTTTAATCCCTT is drawn from Aminivibrio sp. and contains these coding sequences:
- a CDS encoding SDR family NAD(P)-dependent oxidoreductase gives rise to the protein MKICVTGAGGFIGSQLAEKLAERGHEVRAFLRYNSKNSWGWLEESEYAKEMEIISGDIRDFDLVRQAVHGCDRVFHLAALIGIPYSYVSPLAYVKTNVEGTYNVLQAARECGVERVIHTSTSEVYGTARYVPIDEGHPITPQSPYSATKASADYLALSYYGSFGVPVTVVRPFNTYGPRQSARAIIPTIISQLLAGKEEISLGNLKPTRDLTFVDDTVRGFLAVSEAPGAVGEVLNLGTGTEISMGDLALLIGKIMGKSFRITSDEQRVRPEKSEVERLLSNPSKMNALTGWKAAVSLEEGLKRTIEWMKDRRALYKSGIYNV